The sequence GCAGACTTCAATCACTGCAAAAAAAACTCGTTGATGCTGTTCCACATGTTGCTGGATTGAATCCCAGATCTTTTCGCCAGTTCCATTCAAATGGAAAAGCTCACCGTCCTGGTCCTGACAGCATTGTTGATTGTGAGCTGCTGTGTCAGTAAGTTGTTTTTAACCCTCTTAATTTTACtatgggttttggtgtcaaaaccagTATGTTTGTACAGCTCACGTAGTGAACTGGTTACACTTCGGTTATAATTCACGATTATGAAAAATTTAATTCATTGGTAACCATATATTTTGGTTAAGTGTTTtcatgcatcatcatcatcatcatcatcatcatcatcatcatcatcatcatcatcatcatcatcatcatcatcatcatcatcatcatcatcatcatcatcatcatcatcatcatcatcatcatcatcatcatcatcatcatcatcatcatcatcatcatcatcatcatcatcatcatcatcatcatcatcatcatcatcatcatcatcatcatcatcatcatcatcaaattaagaaaaaattacgccgttggtcCCGGTGGTTTACTCCAGATTACGCGGGTGGTCCTTGTACTTTTTTTTGACATGGTTGGCACTTTGGTTTACACAAATTACGCCAGTGGTCCCTGTCACTAAAGTTCGTGAAAATTCCTGTTAAAAATTATGCCAGTACCTTTTCtgattatagttttttttttttaaaatactgtGAAGTTGAGCCCCATGTATTTTGGGACGTTGATAGTGAATCGAACAGTCTTACTTGAGCTTATATGCatgttataaattttttttttttttttttgttttttatttgcagCTATGATATGCTTCCGTTCGAACATCAGCATGAAATCGCTAACCAGATTGGGACAACACGTTCACAGATAATTTCTAATTTGAACGACCTCGCTGTTGGTACTAGCTTTTTGTGAAGTGTATGCATATCACTATTTTCAACCTGCTACTGTTGTACAATTCAATCGTGTAGGCTGTTGAGTTTACAGTTTCATGCAACTTATTATTGGGAACATTGTATAAGTTGAGAAGTGTTTATTTCGAAGTAGTTAATAGAATACAGTTATGGTATTCAAGACTTGTAAATAGTAGTGTGAGAGAAAAAAAATCAAATATAATCCAATTTATGGTcggttaaaaattatattttttgttTACGATATTTGGAATTTGCCAAGGAACCAATGTTTTTATGACCAATTTCTTAATTATTGAAGTTTTGAATTCCATTATCAATATTCTGATTTGGTTGAAGTAATTCTGATTAATATGTGTCAAATAACTTCCACTGTTTTTTTATTGGCCCAAAGAAACTGAAAAATTATATAACTAATAGGAGAAATCTTCAAAATAATGATCCCCTAAAAAACGTACATACGTATAAGTATATAACAAAAAACAAACGAGCTCAATTACAACAAAACATAAACAAGAGCTCACAATATAACTTAAAAGGTAAAACACACAAATCAATGATCTAAGACCACACAAACTAAGAAAGGCGACAAACATAAACTAGAGGGTAACCAACTTCAATACCGACGAAATAGATTAGAAACCATCTAAATAACCAAAACAAACACCCAACGGCTAACAAGGGACCGAGACCTCAAATGTCTCTAATGAATTCAAAAAATTGTTCCCTTTCCGCACCTTGAACCAGAACCAACTTTTCTTTTACTTTGGTTTTTCGACTTTACCGGGAACTCTTAGCCGATCGCTCGACTTTAAAATAGCATTCCCTTTTTCCCGTTGGGCCACCATGTTGTTCTATCATTTCATCGAACTTGGCAAACGAATCACTAGGTTTGTCAAATTTGAACGCTATTGAAGTCAATCGGGCTCTTGCTAACACAACCACCACATCGGACTCATCTTTGTTGTCCAACAAAAAAGAGGAACCACTTAGCACAACGGAAGGAACAACCTCCACTATATCCACCTCCTCAAGAAGATTGTCCGAATCATAAACCGGGGTAGAAATAGGAAGACTACCAATTAACATATCCTTGTAAAGAGGCTTTTTGACCGAATCACCCAACGAAACCGAATCAGGTTCCACAGAAACTGAAGCAACATGGTCAATCTTAACAAAAAAAGATTCACACCCTTTGTTACATGAAACCCCACACTGACAGACAACCAATACCACCATTTAGAAGTTGGGTCACGACGGAATTTTCACCACAAGTAGTCTCAACCAATTAAGATGGATTGGACGCGATCTGACTCACTCATTTCTACAACGGGTTTATGGTTTACTCCATGACCTTGAGCTTTTAGTGATTGACTAGACTCTTCATAAGGTTTAGAGTAACTGTGTACACTGATGCATGAAAGCACCCATATGAATGGGCTCATCAACCGAATTTACCGAAAGTGTGGATCCAGAATTTAAGAACTGTGACTAGACTCTTGGAGACAAACCTTATCGAAACCCATCCGTAGACGCCCAACAAAGACTGTGGATCCAGAATTACCAACACTCGCTGGAATCTTGAATATCGAACGTGAAAAACCATTTAATCAAACGTAAAACTGATGGAGTTTAGTTcgaattgttttttttttataagttaatcTATAAAAGGACTCACAATTTCGGAACTAAAAATGTAACTTACTAAAATCTACATTAATTTCAAATCTTCCTTTCCTAAGTCACTTTATCTTCTATTTTGTTTATTTTAATCTAAAGATTATTACTATCTCCGTCCCAAAAAAACGCCGATTTAtcttttagttttatttaaatatattaaagaATTATCTAATTTGTCATTCATTCAATATTGTTATAATGAGTAAGTAATAAATCAATAGCTATATTTAACATTAAGTTTCTAATAATAAAAGAGAATAACTGAAactttaatgatttttaaatattatttaaaataagggACAATAAATTTGAAACAAATAAAAATAGTAAATTGAACAGTATGGGACAGATGGAGTATTTACTTTCCCAAAGATTTGAAACAACAAGGTCGATACGTACTCGATTCAAGGTCGTTATGTAATGTAGATTTAAGAGAAAATTGAATTTATTTTTTTGTCTTCTGATTATTATTCACTTATATGAATATATTAAATGTAGTTTCGTTTGTATAATTTCCATAATGTATTATATAGTACCAATACAAAAAATATAATTCAAAGTTGAGTAAGATAGACTTTCAAAACAAAAGAGGAAAATTGCTTTCAGACGAAAGAGTAATGAGTATATTTATTCTACAAGAAAGTGAATCAGGATCTGTCGTGTAGGAATATTTGTCATGTACCAGTTTTTGTATAATAGACTTTTATCAACTTATTGctttactgaaataacaattacacAACTCTGCCGCGTAGCACGTATCCTCTTACTAGCTAGATATCAAATAAATTAACAAAACCAAATCACAGTACCACCGATAGCATATGCTAAACATGGTTTCAACTTTCAAGTCACAAAGAGGACTTACTTATGAAGCATCAAGAACCATCAACACACACAATATCTGATGACTTTGAAACTGCAATCACCTAAGCTTGAAAGGAATGGCGGGCATTAGCAAAGATGCATCTTTTCAATAACTTATTGAGCATTATTTTCTGATTGAAGACTTTCTTATAATTAAGCTGATAATAGAATAACCGTAAAGGTAATCGCTAACAACAATAAAGCAATCCGTCTTTTATTAAGAGAATACATGTTCTTACTTGCCTCTGAAGCTCCTTCAATGATTCCAAGAAGATCAAGCAACTGAATTTTAGTACCATTGTAAACTCATAGGCTGCAGCCTCAGATTGGGTGCCAGTCAGCATGGTCAAAATTAAAGTGTTGATTTTCCCACACACACTGTATATAGAAATATTATCAGACCAATGGAAAGTGAAATTTATGAGATTATTTGCATTGGAATAAACTATAGACTATTTTAGCTGAATTTCAGTTCTATATTTCACAAAATATAAGACCTAAGAGAGCAAATAACCCATAACCATATTAAAAAGCCTGATTAAAAACAAAGATCCAACCCTTAATACTTGGGTCAAAATGGTAATAATGTGGTTTTAATGAAAAATTAAGCAGTTCTGTTTAAGGACTGAGCTTAATACTTGGTGTTTCTTACTTTTATGATGTGGGTGAACCTAATGGGTCAAGCAGAGATATGGCCAAAACATGGAGTTAATAAAGTGTTGTTATTGCGTAATTGCAATAAAATGTTTAAATCACGATATGTGTAGGGGTGTTCATGGTTCGGGTAGAACCGAAAAAACCGAGGACCGAGGAGGAACCGAACCGAAACCAAAATACCCGAGAATATTTGTTCCGGTCCTTAGTCCATATAATTTGATTATTTCGGGTTTCGGTCCGGTCCGGGTCATACCCGAAAAAATCATGGTTTTGGACCGAACCGAATCAaccgatatatatgtacataatcgtCTTCTCTGGATATATAACAACTTAATTCCATTGTAGAATTTGCACCAAATATAGATTCCTTAATATGTATAGTTGGTggtttaaaaatatttatatatacatgtttTCTTCATAGAATTATTTTCTAAGTAAATTAACATACTCCTTAAATTAATTTTTCTTTGGTTCAATACTCGATTAAAAACTCTAAGGTTAGTATATGTCTTCTCTTTTTTCAATATAACTGCGAATTAAAGTCTACAATTTCTTAATACTATATTATGGTTAGTATACATGTATCTTGTATTCTTGTGTTTCTTGTTTTCTTCCTCATTCGAT comes from Rutidosis leptorrhynchoides isolate AG116_Rl617_1_P2 chromosome 4, CSIRO_AGI_Rlap_v1, whole genome shotgun sequence and encodes:
- the LOC139839462 gene encoding uncharacterized protein, whose product is MSVSRNLMMWMMMWIMVWIEAMNILVGGVPEGNPLQLKEVITSCFCVCGKINTLILTMLTGTQSEAAAYEFTMVLKFSCLIFLESLKELQRQVIAVSKSSDIVCVDGS